A genomic segment from Necator americanus strain Aroian chromosome III, whole genome shotgun sequence encodes:
- a CDS encoding hypothetical protein (NECATOR_CHRIII.G9959.T1), with protein MLRGDGVKVKLTTMEIFEQPYGWWTFKPVTNQLLNRHVVVTPKRLIKFINKKFIKFVTQLMKEEILLPSSKDPVAFPLGLLGVKVIPMMHSEKDKRNREKVSERALAD; from the exons ATGCTACGAGGTGATGGCGTCAAGGTGAAACTCACCACTATGGAAATATTTGAACAGCCATATGGTTGGTGGACATTCAAACCAGTAACCAACCAGCTTCTCAATAG GCATGTTGTTGTAACTCCAAAAAGGCtcataaaattcataaataaaaaattcataaaattcgTTACACAACTcatgaaggaagaaattctCTTGCCCAGTTCCAAGGATCCTGTGGCTTTCCCTCTCGG ATTACTTGGCGTCAAGGTGATTCCGATGATGCATTCTGAGAAGGATAAGAGAAACCGCGAAAAGGTATCCGAACGGGCACTTGCCGACTGA